A region from the Rheinheimera mangrovi genome encodes:
- a CDS encoding ABC transporter ATP-binding protein — MVELIRLQQVNKEFGPVKNKTVALQPLDLSIAQGECLAITGASGSGKSTLLSILGLLDSPSSGEYWLKQHPVAALSRSQLSQLRNQHIGWVFQNFNLIGEMTVLENVALPLRFNPDIASGRYVELARAQLEKVGLSEKLNARVSELSGGQQQRVAIARALVNQPSLLLADEPTGNLDSTTGQSIMNLLLLLSAEGSTVVIVTHDPAIAAQCSRQIKLRDGALLHD; from the coding sequence GTGGTTGAACTGATTAGGTTACAACAGGTAAACAAAGAATTTGGGCCTGTAAAAAACAAGACTGTTGCATTGCAGCCTTTGGATTTGAGCATAGCGCAGGGCGAATGTCTGGCTATTACCGGAGCTTCGGGTAGTGGCAAGTCTACATTGTTGTCTATTCTGGGGTTATTAGACAGCCCCAGCTCAGGTGAATACTGGTTAAAACAGCATCCCGTAGCTGCACTAAGCCGCAGCCAGCTGAGCCAGTTACGTAATCAGCACATTGGCTGGGTATTTCAGAATTTTAATTTGATAGGCGAAATGACAGTGCTGGAAAACGTGGCATTGCCGTTACGTTTTAACCCGGATATTGCATCAGGCCGTTATGTGGAGTTGGCCAGAGCCCAATTGGAGAAAGTGGGGTTAAGCGAGAAACTAAATGCCCGCGTATCTGAATTATCCGGTGGTCAACAACAGCGGGTGGCTATCGCCAGAGCTTTAGTGAACCAGCCAAGCTTGTTACTGGCTGATGAGCCAACGGGTAATCTGGATTCGACAACAGGCCAAAGCATCATGAACTTGTTGCTGCTGCTTTCTGCAGAAGGATCGACAGTAGTGATTGTCACTCACGACCCGGCGATAGCAGCGCAGTGTTCAAGACAAATCAAATTACGTGATGGAGCTTTGCTGCATGATTAG
- a CDS encoding efflux RND transporter periplasmic adaptor subunit: MKVLEIPLNNTAWWRNRWLLLLVAATVFFLLGRYIYSVIQQSQQLAISSAVVSQGQVQKQIVGYGRLLPRQQGTVITEVEGSVAELMLLPGAEVQPGTELLRLRNPALLRELETAELQLLDAMATRESGLADLAREQQQLKNEVALAESEQKLAAQELQTMQVLMEQKILARLEFLRAETKLEQAKMRVQLATGNLQSFEQTRNAKTLSLQYKYQQAQKLAEMARTDVDNLLVRADRAGVLADLPEDIQLGQAIGKGVMVAKINNPASLYADVRVSAVEAAQLLPGQNADVVVKGQAVAAVVSRVYPTVSDNQVRVELELKGALPAEARINFDIVARVTTATIDQVARVEIPSHVTASGRWSLHVKQQDAYEKHSVEVGIVGSRYMEIVSGLKPGDEILLQVPTAMQQQELIKAEELVGG, from the coding sequence ATGAAAGTTTTAGAGATACCGCTGAACAATACTGCCTGGTGGCGAAATCGCTGGTTGCTGCTGCTTGTAGCTGCAACAGTTTTTTTTCTGCTGGGTCGCTACATTTATTCGGTGATACAACAAAGTCAGCAACTTGCAATTTCCAGCGCAGTGGTTAGTCAGGGCCAGGTGCAAAAGCAAATCGTAGGTTATGGCCGGTTGTTACCCCGCCAGCAAGGCACAGTGATCACTGAAGTTGAAGGTTCTGTCGCTGAGCTGATGTTACTGCCGGGAGCGGAAGTTCAGCCAGGCACTGAGCTGTTGCGGTTGCGTAACCCGGCGTTATTACGCGAACTTGAAACTGCTGAACTGCAGTTGCTGGATGCGATGGCAACCCGTGAGTCAGGTTTGGCTGATTTAGCCCGTGAGCAGCAGCAGTTAAAAAATGAAGTTGCACTGGCGGAGAGTGAACAAAAACTGGCAGCGCAAGAGCTGCAAACCATGCAAGTGCTGATGGAGCAAAAAATTCTGGCCCGGCTGGAATTTTTACGCGCAGAAACCAAACTGGAACAAGCCAAAATGCGTGTTCAGTTGGCAACAGGTAATTTGCAAAGTTTCGAACAAACCCGCAATGCAAAAACTCTTTCCCTGCAATACAAATATCAGCAGGCACAAAAGTTAGCCGAAATGGCGCGTACTGACGTCGATAATTTGCTGGTAAGGGCCGATCGCGCTGGTGTGTTGGCCGATTTACCCGAGGATATTCAATTGGGGCAAGCCATAGGTAAAGGTGTGATGGTGGCGAAAATTAATAACCCTGCCAGTTTATATGCCGATGTTCGTGTCTCTGCGGTGGAAGCCGCGCAGCTGCTGCCAGGCCAAAACGCCGATGTTGTGGTTAAAGGGCAGGCCGTCGCTGCTGTGGTTAGCCGGGTTTACCCTACGGTCAGTGATAATCAGGTGAGGGTCGAGCTGGAATTAAAAGGGGCTCTGCCTGCTGAAGCCCGGATTAATTTTGATATTGTCGCGCGGGTAACTACTGCCACCATCGATCAGGTTGCGCGGGTTGAGATCCCTTCTCATGTCACTGCTTCAGGGCGCTGGTCGCTGCATGTAAAACAGCAGGATGCGTACGAAAAACATAGTGTTGAGGTTGGTATTGTTGGCAGCCGTTATATGGAAATTGTTTCAGGTTTAAAACCTGGTGATGAAATTTTGTTGCAGGTACCTACTGCTATGCAACAACAGGAGCTTATCAAGGCTGAGGAGTTAGTAGGTGGTTGA